The nucleotide sequence GACCTTCGCGGCCCCTGTCGCTCTCGGTCGTGGCGACGGGCGTGGCCCTCGCGTGCAGCCCCGTGTCGGCGGCGATGGCCGCGATGGTGACGCTCACCGAGGTGCCGCCGTACAACTTCGAGCTCGTCGACATCCTCAAGGTGACGATCCCCGCGGCGGTCGTCGGCATCGTCATCTCGTCGTTCGTGATCCGGCGCCTCGGCAAAGACATCGCCGACGACCCCGAGATCCAGGCGAAGATCGCCTCGGGCGAGCTCGCTGCGCCGGGCGCCTCCTCCGACGCGAAGCAGGCCGAGGTGACCGTCACCGCGGCGGGTCGCAACGCGGCGATCATCTTCTTCCTCGGGGTGTTCGCCATCGTGGCGTTCGGCCTCTTCAAGGGCATCCGGCCGCTCGACGCCGAGGGGGCGGCCGTGAGCATGACGCCGATCATCGAGGTGGTCATGTTCGTGGTCGGCACTCTGATCCTGCTCATCTCGCGGCCGAAGATGGCCGAGGTGCCGACGACGACGGTGTTCCGCGCGGGCATGGTCTCGGCGGTCGCGCTGTTCGGGCTCGCCTGGCTGACCGACACGTTCCTCTCGCACTACACGAAGGAGATCTCGTCGTCGATCGGCGGTCTCGTCACCTCGGCGCCGTGGATCTTCGCCATCGGCGTCTTCCTCGTCTGCGTGCTCACCACGAGCCAGTCGACGGCGACGCGGACGATCGTGCCGATCGGCCTCGCGGCGGGCATCCCTCTCGGGCTGCTCAGCGGCATGTGGGCCGGTGCCTTCGCCGGCATCTACCTGCTGCCGACCAACGGCTCGCAGATCGCCGCTGCGAACTTCGACGTGACCGGCTCGACGAAGCTCGGCACGAAGCTCATCGACCACTCGTTCTTCGTGCCCACCCTCGTGCTCGCGGTCTCGACGATCGTCGTCGGCGCGATCTTCGGGCTCCTCTGGGGGTGACCCAGGGCTGCGTTCCGGGGCAGGGCGCAGGAGCGGCTACGCGCCCTCGCGGTAGGCGTCCCACGCGCTCCTGCAGGCCTGCGCGATCGCGTCCACGCGCGCGTCGTCGGGGGTGATCCAGCCCTCGCCCGGCTGCGTCAGCACCGACGTGTTCTCGGGGCCGAGCAGGAACTCGCGGAGGAACTCCGACTGGACGGCGTCGAGGGCGAGGTCGGGTGCGCCGTGAGCGGTCGCCGGTTCCTGCGGCTGCCTCTGCTCGCGCACCGCGTCGAAGCGGGCGCCGGCCTGGATGATCTCCTGGCTGCCGAGGTACGGCACGTTCAGCTGCACGGCGTCGTCGGGCTCGTCGAAGGCCGCCCCGAAGGCTCTGCGGTGCGCGCCGGCGAGGCGGCGGAGGCGCGCTGGATCCATGGTCACCACGTTGTCGCCGCGCCTCTCGCCCTCGGCGTCGCCCCGGTTCGAGAGCGCGACGACCGCCGGCAGGCGGTCCGCGGGGTCGCGGTCGACGTCGATCGCGCCGTCGACGCGCGTGGTGTGGTTCATCGTGTCGTGGAACGAGAGCGTGGTGAAGGTGCGGCTCTCGCCGCCGCGCGCCGCAGCGTCGAGGGCGGCCTGGGGGAAGCGCTCGATCAGCTCGTCGCGGGTGCGCTCGTAGACGCCGAGGCCGCGGTCGGCGGTGGTCGAGAAGGTGTCGGCGAGCTCCTGCAGCCCGGCCTCGTCGGTGGGCGGCGTGATCAGCGGGTAGAACGAGAAGGTGACGGGCCGGATCGCGTCGACGCCGGTGAGGTCGGTCTTGACGCCGCGGCCGGCTTTCTCCACGCGGGCGAAGGCCTTGCGCAGGTCGGCTGTCAGGTCGGCGGGCTTGGCCCGGTTGGGATCGCGGATCATGCGCGGATGCGGGTTCTCGACCGCCACGATGCGCTCGTCGATCTCGGCCCAGCGGCGCACGACGGCGCTGGTCGAGACGTCGGTGAAGTCGTACTGCAGGCGGCGGGTGAACTCGGGGGCGAGGAATCGGTCGAGCTCCTCGGGGATCGCGGCGCCGGCGTGCGGGCAGGAGACGAGGAGGTCGGCTGCGGCGATCGCGTCGTCGAGGGTGCGGCCACCGTCGGCCTTGCCCTTCCAGAAGGTGATGTCGTCGCTCGTGAAGGTGGTCCCGGCGGGGATCAGCACCCGTGCACCGTCGCTCATGGGGGTGACTGTAGGCCTGGTGGCCCGCCCAGGCGCGTCGCTGCCCTGGGGCGAGTTGAATTCCTCAACAGCACCGATCACACGCTCACGACAGGAAGCCGCCCGTGAAGATACGCATCGACAGCGTCGCCAATCGTCCCTTCGAAGTGGTTCTCGAACCCTGGGGCACCGAGCTGACTCTGGACGCGGGTGACTGGTTGGACGTCCGGTTGCCGGATGACTCGGCAGGCCTTGAGGTCACCTACCACGAAAGAGGATTCCTTCTCGGTTTTCGGGAGGACGATCCGATCATCGAGGACAGGGCAGGAAACATCGTCCGGCCCTGAGCCTGCCGCGGCGGTGGAATAACCTCTCACGAGGGCAGCTACCTCGCCGCATTCGACCCCAAGGGACGGACTTGGAACTCACACGCATCGGGTTGTGGACGCAGCAGTCCGGCGACGGCCTGCCTGCACCGGAATCGCTCGTGGACTCGAACCGCCCGCTCGACGAGCACACCCTCGTCGCCGACTACCTCGAACGAGGCTTCGTCTGCCGCGCCTACCTGGGGCGAGCCACGTGTCGACTTTGCGGAACGGACCTGGGCAGCCTGGAACTCACCGATGGGTCATTCGCGTGGCCCGAGGGCCTGCCCCACTACCTTCGAGCTCACGGCGTGGCCCTTCCCGAGGAATTCATCCGCTACGTCCTCCAACGCGTGGACGCCCTCGAAGAAGCCTCCGGTCAAGTCCGCTGGTGGATCGAGCGGACATCCTCGTCGCCCGTG is from Frondihabitans australicus and encodes:
- a CDS encoding anaerobic C4-dicarboxylate transporter; translated protein: MDIVLFIVELLVVLACIVMGTRSSGVALGLWGGLGVAILVFVFRLPPGSPPIDALLIVITVVVASSVMQVAGGIDWMVSVAAKIISAHPKQITLIAPLVAFLFSVGAGTSNILYPLLPVIQDLSYRNDIRPSRPLSLSVVATGVALACSPVSAAMAAMVTLTEVPPYNFELVDILKVTIPAAVVGIVISSFVIRRLGKDIADDPEIQAKIASGELAAPGASSDAKQAEVTVTAAGRNAAIIFFLGVFAIVAFGLFKGIRPLDAEGAAVSMTPIIEVVMFVVGTLILLISRPKMAEVPTTTVFRAGMVSAVALFGLAWLTDTFLSHYTKEISSSIGGLVTSAPWIFAIGVFLVCVLTTSQSTATRTIVPIGLAAGIPLGLLSGMWAGAFAGIYLLPTNGSQIAAANFDVTGSTKLGTKLIDHSFFVPTLVLAVSTIVVGAIFGLLWG
- a CDS encoding N-formylglutamate amidohydrolase, with translation MSDGARVLIPAGTTFTSDDITFWKGKADGGRTLDDAIAAADLLVSCPHAGAAIPEELDRFLAPEFTRRLQYDFTDVSTSAVVRRWAEIDERIVAVENPHPRMIRDPNRAKPADLTADLRKAFARVEKAGRGVKTDLTGVDAIRPVTFSFYPLITPPTDEAGLQELADTFSTTADRGLGVYERTRDELIERFPQAALDAAARGGESRTFTTLSFHDTMNHTTRVDGAIDVDRDPADRLPAVVALSNRGDAEGERRGDNVVTMDPARLRRLAGAHRRAFGAAFDEPDDAVQLNVPYLGSQEIIQAGARFDAVREQRQPQEPATAHGAPDLALDAVQSEFLREFLLGPENTSVLTQPGEGWITPDDARVDAIAQACRSAWDAYREGA